Proteins from a genomic interval of Thermoanaerobacterium thermosaccharolyticum DSM 571:
- a CDS encoding glycosyl hydrolase → MSIIRKFIAAILSVLLIVSAIPYSFFSTSYAATSESVVSNSNSFAFSDIGDNWAKNDIENLKNYGIINGYPDGTFKPQKEITRAEVVSILNRIFGFSTKSQHQFSDVKPGAWYADQLLIARYAGYYSGFPDNISKADANITREDAITLLADVFNMNGQGDLSSINKFKDASQISDYAKGAVNALSGIISGYEDGTFKPKKTITRAEFCALLDSLITGYYNTTGNYEGKTFNGNVIINHDGVTLKNTVIEGNLYLASGIGNGEATIDNVTVDGTVYISGGGENSIYINNCNISEIVVNRLDGKVHVVLSGDNKVGNVAVNSESLIDLNDKSDIGTIEINTYIAINIGREATVSEINVNSGANGTIINGYGTIKKANIEAENVFLNGKILEKGLLNLGSENNNSQNNSNNGSTIKEINLVDPNATTETKELFVYLNDIRGKEVLFGHQHDTDEGITITSGSNELQSDVKNDVGDFPAVFGWDTLSLEGKEKPGVPNDPVKSRENLIAAVKKIHEMGGIFTLSAHMPNFVTGGSFNDVSDDVVDKILPGGEYNSKFNEFLDNIALFANNLKDDNGNLIPILFRPFHEQNGGWFWWGAKTTTPSQYIELYRYTVEYLRDKKGVHNILYVYSPNGPFNGNEENYLVTYPGDIYVDVLGMDQYDNIDNPGTKQFLSSLVNDLSMISKLADSKGKIATLSEFGYSPQGMKVTGNGDLSWFTDVLNAIKSNSNARRIAYMLTWANFGLNGNLFVPYKNAPNLGDHELLPDFIKFYQDPYTAFLNDIKGANLTTDVVVNPGKSFMHIVTPTDNSEITTNTTKIRVRILNDTPTKVVYKVNDSNEEIPMTLDQDGYYSQDWSPSYQDNGKTAKITVIAYNGDSIEFEQSVNVFVKVPEILVKDYTFDTGIDGIQNNGTYPESMSLNIGHAVLAGDGKLEMTVTGMTYADSWQELKLQLTNIDDVLPYVNRVKFDVLIPATAASANPDATVRGIAMLPDDWDTKYGMTTTEKKITDLSTESIDGIQYAYFPVTIDLDSSKVSSAKGLAISVVGNGLNFDGTGEIYVDNIQLINAFVETPTDPSLVDDFESYQGNDAALQSKWIKASGDDISVSLTNDNAADGMYAMKVDYKLGSSGYAGVTKTLGGVDWSGYNKLKFYLVPDGSNQKLVIQIKVNGIYYEAYPSLSDSTPRWEEIGFNSFTVAPWDTQDQGKVITKEDLKNVQELSIYINDAGGSKSGTLYFDGIRAINDGTGGVPNGGSGSNSTPAQPGVLYDFENGTDGWTVDQNNANATATSITTDFASSGTHSLTSNFDLSKTDGFEIDKVQAIDLSAVKKISIDVKLSNGTATATLYIKTGSSWTWYDSGWQPINSGGFTTLSIDLDPSKINNLENVQSIGVKIVPDSGQTGNSNVYLDNVVLSN, encoded by the coding sequence ATGAGTATTATTCGCAAGTTTATCGCTGCAATTTTATCTGTTTTATTAATAGTTTCCGCTATTCCCTATAGTTTCTTCTCAACCTCATATGCTGCTACTTCGGAGTCTGTAGTATCAAATTCAAATAGTTTTGCGTTCAGTGACATAGGAGATAATTGGGCAAAGAATGATATAGAAAATTTAAAAAACTATGGAATAATAAATGGATATCCCGATGGGACATTTAAGCCTCAAAAAGAAATTACTCGTGCAGAGGTCGTATCAATTTTAAATCGTATTTTTGGTTTTTCAACTAAGTCACAACATCAATTTTCTGATGTTAAACCAGGTGCATGGTATGCAGACCAATTGCTTATAGCAAGATATGCCGGATACTACTCTGGATTTCCTGATAATATTTCAAAAGCTGATGCCAATATAACACGTGAAGATGCAATTACGCTATTGGCAGATGTTTTTAATATGAACGGCCAAGGAGATTTATCGAGTATTAATAAATTTAAAGATGCTTCACAAATTAGCGATTATGCAAAAGGCGCTGTAAATGCTCTTAGTGGAATAATATCAGGATATGAGGATGGTACATTTAAACCTAAGAAGACTATTACGCGTGCAGAGTTTTGTGCGCTACTTGACAGTTTAATAACTGGTTATTACAATACAACTGGCAATTATGAAGGTAAAACTTTTAATGGGAATGTTATAATCAACCATGACGGTGTAACACTGAAAAATACTGTAATAGAAGGGAATTTATATCTTGCATCAGGTATAGGAAATGGAGAAGCAACTATTGATAATGTAACTGTTGATGGAACAGTTTATATATCTGGCGGTGGAGAGAATTCAATCTATATTAATAATTGCAACATTAGTGAAATTGTTGTTAATCGTTTAGATGGAAAAGTGCATGTGGTTTTGAGCGGAGATAACAAGGTTGGAAATGTTGCAGTTAATAGTGAATCATTAATTGATTTAAATGACAAATCTGATATTGGTACTATTGAAATAAACACCTATATTGCAATTAACATTGGTAGAGAAGCAACTGTTTCTGAAATAAATGTTAATAGTGGAGCAAATGGAACTATTATAAATGGCTATGGCACAATAAAAAAAGCAAATATTGAGGCAGAAAATGTTTTTTTGAATGGGAAAATTCTAGAGAAGGGATTGTTGAATCTCGGTTCTGAAAATAATAATAGCCAAAATAATAGTAATAATGGTTCTACAATAAAAGAGATTAATTTAGTAGATCCCAATGCAACTACAGAGACAAAGGAACTTTTTGTTTATTTAAATGATATACGTGGCAAAGAAGTGTTATTTGGACATCAACATGATACTGATGAAGGCATTACAATAACTTCTGGTTCAAATGAATTGCAGTCAGATGTAAAGAACGATGTTGGCGATTTTCCAGCTGTTTTTGGATGGGATACTTTGAGCTTAGAAGGAAAAGAAAAACCAGGTGTTCCGAATGATCCTGTAAAAAGTCGTGAAAATTTAATAGCAGCTGTTAAAAAAATTCATGAGATGGGTGGAATTTTCACTCTAAGTGCTCATATGCCTAATTTTGTTACAGGTGGCAGTTTCAATGATGTTTCTGATGATGTTGTAGATAAAATACTCCCTGGTGGCGAATACAACAGCAAATTTAATGAATTTTTAGATAACATAGCTCTTTTTGCAAACAATCTAAAAGATGATAATGGAAATTTGATACCGATTTTGTTTAGGCCATTCCATGAGCAAAATGGTGGTTGGTTTTGGTGGGGAGCAAAGACTACGACGCCAAGCCAATATATTGAACTATATAGGTATACAGTTGAATATTTGAGAGATAAAAAAGGAGTTCATAACATATTGTATGTTTATTCTCCTAATGGTCCTTTTAACGGCAATGAAGAGAATTATTTAGTGACTTATCCTGGTGATATTTATGTAGATGTTCTTGGAATGGATCAGTACGATAACATAGATAATCCAGGAACGAAACAATTTTTAAGTAGTTTAGTTAATGACTTATCTATGATCTCAAAGTTGGCTGATAGCAAAGGAAAGATTGCGACTTTGTCGGAATTTGGTTATAGCCCGCAAGGGATGAAAGTGACAGGAAATGGTGATCTTAGCTGGTTTACTGACGTTTTAAATGCCATTAAATCTAACAGCAATGCAAGGCGTATTGCATATATGTTGACATGGGCTAATTTTGGATTGAATGGTAATTTATTTGTTCCATATAAAAACGCACCAAATTTGGGAGATCATGAATTGTTGCCCGATTTTATAAAATTTTATCAAGATCCTTATACTGCATTTCTTAATGATATAAAAGGGGCAAATTTAACTACAGATGTCGTTGTTAATCCGGGTAAGTCATTTATGCATATTGTTACGCCAACTGACAATTCAGAAATAACGACTAATACAACAAAGATTAGAGTGCGAATATTGAATGACACACCAACAAAAGTTGTATATAAAGTTAATGACTCAAATGAAGAAATACCAATGACATTAGATCAGGATGGATATTATTCTCAAGATTGGTCTCCTTCTTATCAAGACAATGGTAAAACAGCAAAGATTACAGTTATCGCATATAATGGGGATAGTATCGAATTTGAACAGTCTGTCAATGTTTTTGTAAAAGTTCCTGAGATATTGGTTAAAGATTATACTTTTGATACTGGTATAGATGGCATACAAAATAATGGTACTTATCCTGAATCTATGAGTTTGAATATAGGACATGCAGTATTAGCTGGTGATGGAAAACTCGAAATGACTGTTACTGGGATGACTTATGCAGATTCATGGCAAGAATTGAAATTGCAATTGACTAATATAGATGATGTATTGCCATATGTGAATCGTGTTAAATTTGATGTCTTGATTCCGGCAACAGCAGCAAGTGCTAATCCTGATGCAACTGTGCGTGGGATTGCAATGTTGCCAGACGATTGGGATACGAAATATGGAATGACTACTACGGAGAAGAAAATTACAGATTTGAGTACAGAAAGTATTGATGGCATACAATATGCTTATTTCCCAGTTACAATTGATTTAGACAGTTCAAAGGTATCATCGGCTAAAGGGCTTGCCATATCAGTAGTAGGAAATGGATTAAACTTTGATGGTACAGGAGAAATATATGTTGACAATATTCAACTGATAAATGCATTTGTAGAAACGCCTACTGATCCATCTTTGGTCGATGATTTTGAATCATATCAGGGAAATGATGCTGCATTGCAGTCGAAATGGATTAAGGCATCGGGAGATGATATTTCAGTTTCGCTTACTAACGATAATGCAGCAGATGGTATGTATGCTATGAAAGTCGATTATAAGTTGGGTAGCTCTGGATATGCAGGAGTTACAAAGACTTTAGGTGGTGTTGATTGGTCGGGATATAATAAATTGAAGTTTTATCTAGTGCCAGATGGAAGCAATCAGAAATTAGTAATTCAAATAAAAGTAAATGGAATTTATTACGAGGCATATCCGTCTCTTTCAGATAGTACACCGCGTTGGGAAGAAATTGGGTTTAACAGTTTTACGGTTGCACCATGGGATACACAGGATCAAGGTAAAGTCATAACAAAAGAAGATCTTAAAAATGTTCAAGAGCTTTCTATATACATTAATGATGCTGGAGGCTCAAAAAGTGGAACGCTTTACTTTGATGGCATACGAGCTATAAATGATGGTACCGGCGGAGTACCTAATGGTGGTTCTGGATCTAACAGTACTCCTGCTCAGCCTGGTGTGTTGTATGATTTTGAAAATGGGACAGATGGCTGGACTGTTGATCAAAATAATGCAAATGCGACAGCAACAAGTATAACAACTGATTTTGCAAGTAGTGGCACACATTCACTTACATCTAATTTTGATTTAAGCAAGACAGATGGTTTTGAAATTGATAAGGTACAGGCAATTGATTTGTCTGCAGTTAAAAAGATAAGTATCGATGTTAAATTATCAAATGGTACTGCGACTGCAACGCTTTATATAAAAACAGGATCTAGCTGGACATGGTATGATAGTGGTTGGCAGCCAATTAATAGTGGTGGATTTACAACTCTATCAATTGATCTAGATCCATCAAAGATAAATAACCTTGAAAATGTGCAGTCAATAGGCGTGAAGATTGTACCTGATAGTGGACAAACTGGAAACAGCAATGTTTATTTAGATAATGTTGTATTATCAAATTAA
- a CDS encoding ABC transporter substrate-binding protein, whose product MKAKKVLSLLLATAVISTSLAGCGNSSNNSNSNSNKTSSSSNELKGTITVLTHRTDMTDTFNKYADEFEKLHPGTTIKFENLNDYQNAISTRMSTGNYGDVLMIPANITKDKYKDFFAPLGTRDELSKTYNYLDNFDVDGTIYGIPTGANATGFVYNAKVLKDAGVTSLPTTPDEYINMLKAIKEKTDAIPYYTNYTSEWALTNFSNALQIGISGDPDYMNKMIYNPNEFTKGTATYTSLDLLYEAVKNKLVEQDPMTSDWEWSKQAMADGKIAVMCLGSWAIGQIQAKSKTPDDIKFMPVPVRHDGKAIVQVGPDYGMGVNVHSKNIALAKEFLKFFITKYPQDSNMFSPIVGAKLPDYLNGATDIELVEAKPGTTKQAQDLDTVQKTSLINLNDGKWIKKIIEIGLGVSNETFDQYMSELNSKWAQGVNAVKK is encoded by the coding sequence ATGAAAGCAAAAAAAGTGTTGTCACTGCTACTGGCTACCGCTGTAATATCTACTTCACTAGCAGGATGTGGCAATTCAAGCAATAACAGCAATAGCAATAGCAATAAGACAAGCAGTTCAAGTAATGAGCTAAAAGGGACTATTACTGTATTGACACACAGGACTGATATGACAGATACATTTAACAAATATGCTGATGAGTTCGAAAAATTGCATCCTGGGACTACAATAAAGTTTGAGAATCTAAATGATTATCAAAATGCAATTTCTACAAGAATGTCTACAGGTAATTATGGCGATGTTTTGATGATACCTGCTAATATAACTAAGGATAAATATAAAGACTTTTTTGCGCCTCTTGGGACAAGAGATGAGCTGTCAAAAACTTATAATTATCTTGACAATTTTGATGTAGATGGTACAATTTATGGCATTCCTACAGGTGCGAATGCGACAGGTTTTGTATACAATGCAAAGGTTTTAAAAGATGCCGGTGTAACAAGCCTTCCAACAACACCTGATGAATACATCAACATGCTAAAGGCAATAAAGGAAAAGACAGATGCTATCCCATATTATACAAATTATACATCTGAATGGGCTTTGACAAACTTCTCAAATGCGTTGCAGATCGGTATATCTGGTGATCCGGATTATATGAATAAAATGATTTATAATCCAAATGAATTTACAAAAGGTACTGCAACGTATACTTCATTAGATCTTCTCTATGAAGCAGTAAAGAATAAATTAGTAGAACAAGATCCTATGACATCTGATTGGGAATGGTCTAAGCAAGCTATGGCTGATGGTAAGATTGCTGTTATGTGCTTAGGCAGTTGGGCAATTGGACAGATTCAAGCAAAATCAAAGACACCTGATGATATAAAGTTTATGCCTGTTCCAGTTCGCCATGATGGTAAAGCAATAGTTCAAGTAGGACCTGATTATGGTATGGGCGTAAATGTTCACAGCAAAAATATAGCATTGGCGAAAGAATTTTTGAAATTTTTCATAACAAAATATCCACAAGATTCTAACATGTTTTCACCTATTGTAGGTGCAAAACTGCCTGACTATTTAAATGGTGCGACAGATATTGAATTAGTCGAAGCAAAACCTGGTACAACAAAACAAGCACAAGATTTAGATACAGTTCAGAAAACTTCTTTGATTAATTTAAATGATGGCAAGTGGATAAAGAAAATCATAGAGATTGGATTAGGTGTAAGTAATGAGACATTTGATCAATATATGTCAGAACTAAATTCAAAATGGGCACAAGGTGTTAATGCTGTTAAAAAGTAA
- a CDS encoding carbohydrate ABC transporter permease: MEASVKRKKFSISSLTYKQQKILISITFLFVPVLLLILFTYVPSIFMFGYSFTDWDGISPTKNFIGLSNYKLIFSSPDYFRPFIVSLYYIIAAFIQIALAVCISYLISFRCRFANLFKGVYFFPSLINSVAISFIFIFFFQPGSTLDTILKLLGLGRYIHFWLQDPHLINVSLAFVSVWRYIGYDIVMFSAAMQSIPTDIIEAAEVDGANRFQQFIHIIIPGISTILKLLVFLSITGSLAAFEIPYIMTGGGNGSMTFVIQTVNFAFQNYRVGLASALAVILLIISILVFAIQRVALQSRGA; this comes from the coding sequence ATGGAAGCCAGCGTAAAAAGGAAGAAGTTTAGCATATCTTCTCTAACGTATAAACAACAGAAAATCCTTATTTCTATTACATTTTTATTTGTACCTGTATTGTTGCTTATATTATTTACTTATGTTCCATCAATATTTATGTTTGGTTACAGCTTTACCGATTGGGATGGTATTAGCCCTACGAAAAATTTTATTGGTTTAAGTAATTATAAATTAATATTTAGCAGTCCAGATTATTTTAGACCTTTTATTGTCAGCTTGTATTATATTATAGCTGCTTTTATACAGATTGCTTTAGCAGTATGTATTTCATACTTAATTAGCTTTAGATGCAGATTTGCAAATTTATTTAAAGGAGTTTATTTTTTCCCTTCTTTAATCAATAGTGTCGCAATAAGTTTTATATTTATATTTTTCTTTCAGCCAGGTTCTACACTTGATACGATTTTAAAATTGCTAGGATTAGGGCGATATATACACTTTTGGCTTCAGGATCCACATCTTATAAATGTATCACTGGCATTTGTTTCAGTGTGGCGATATATAGGATATGATATTGTAATGTTTTCGGCAGCTATGCAGTCGATTCCTACAGACATAATTGAAGCTGCAGAGGTTGACGGTGCGAATAGATTTCAACAATTTATTCATATTATAATACCTGGAATATCAACGATATTAAAATTGCTAGTGTTTCTTTCGATAACCGGTTCATTGGCTGCATTTGAAATTCCTTATATAATGACAGGTGGAGGAAATGGCAGTATGACATTTGTAATTCAAACAGTCAATTTTGCATTCCAAAACTACAGAGTTGGATTAGCATCTGCCTTAGCTGTTATCCTGCTTATAATAAGCATTTTGGTATTTGCCATTCAAAGAGTTGCTTTACAATCGAGGGGTGCGTAA
- a CDS encoding carbohydrate ABC transporter permease, producing the protein MIMRKMNIKDIILITLKYAILILLLFVFIVPVLVVFFAAFKTNAEYASTGVLTLPSNFLNFKNFVAAFTEGHMLTGFKNTIIILIFSLAGSVLTGSMSAFVFSRFKSKISKVANALFLVATMIPMISTQVATFQIINALGLFNTRLAPIILYCGTDIVSIYIFLQFMENISVSLDESAIIDGANYFQVFFKIIFPLIRPAVATVLITKGVAIYNDFYIPFLYTPDQSLLTVSTALFAFKGPYGAHWEIISAGVILIMIPTLIIFLALQKQIYNGLVVGSVKE; encoded by the coding sequence ATGATTATGAGAAAAATGAACATTAAAGATATTATTTTAATTACATTGAAATATGCTATACTAATATTGTTACTTTTTGTATTTATAGTGCCTGTATTAGTAGTTTTCTTTGCGGCATTTAAAACTAATGCTGAATATGCTTCTACAGGTGTATTGACATTACCTTCAAATTTTTTGAACTTCAAAAATTTTGTGGCGGCGTTTACTGAAGGACACATGCTGACAGGGTTTAAAAATACTATAATAATATTAATTTTTTCATTGGCTGGTTCTGTCCTTACAGGTTCAATGTCTGCTTTTGTGTTTAGCCGTTTTAAGTCTAAAATCAGCAAAGTTGCAAATGCTCTATTTTTGGTTGCAACAATGATTCCTATGATTTCTACGCAGGTTGCGACGTTTCAGATTATAAACGCTTTAGGATTATTTAATACAAGACTTGCTCCAATAATTCTATATTGCGGTACAGATATTGTATCCATATACATTTTTCTACAGTTTATGGAGAACATATCTGTATCATTGGATGAGTCTGCAATAATAGATGGTGCAAACTATTTTCAAGTATTTTTTAAAATTATTTTTCCATTAATAAGACCTGCAGTGGCAACCGTATTAATCACAAAGGGTGTGGCTATATACAACGACTTCTACATTCCATTTCTCTACACACCGGACCAAAGCCTACTTACAGTATCAACGGCACTATTTGCTTTTAAAGGTCCGTATGGCGCTCATTGGGAAATAATATCTGCAGGTGTAATTCTCATAATGATACCTACACTTATTATTTTTCTGGCGTTGCAAAAGCAGATCTACAATGGATTGGTTGTTGGATCTGTTAAAGAATAA
- a CDS encoding glycoside hydrolase family 130 protein, with protein MSKIIGSSLKNIPWQDKPKGFSGPIWRHSENPIINRNPVNGVARIFNSAVVPYEGAFIGVFRGETINGRPHIYLGRSEDGLHWEFDEEKIKFFDEDGKPYQPLYAYDPRLVKVEDAYYIIWCGDFDGASIGLARTTDFKTFTRLENPFLPFNRNAVLFPRRINGKYVMLSRPSDNGHTQFGDIMLSQSPDLKYWGEHRLVMQKGGNGWWQSVKIGCGPAPIELDDGWLIFYHGVTGTCNGLVYSMSAAILDKDNPAKVLYRAGSFMLTPEEWYEERGFVPNVVFPCAALCDADTGRIAIYYGAADSYVAVAYTTLDETLNFIKEHNEVLPLDATDGKI; from the coding sequence ATGAGTAAGATAATAGGAAGCAGCTTGAAGAACATTCCATGGCAGGATAAACCGAAGGGATTTAGTGGCCCAATATGGCGCCACAGTGAAAATCCAATAATAAATCGCAATCCAGTGAATGGAGTAGCGAGGATTTTTAACAGTGCAGTTGTTCCTTATGAGGGTGCTTTTATCGGGGTATTTCGCGGTGAAACTATAAATGGAAGGCCCCACATATATTTGGGAAGAAGTGAGGATGGACTTCACTGGGAGTTTGATGAAGAAAAAATTAAATTTTTTGATGAAGACGGAAAACCGTATCAACCGCTATATGCATACGATCCAAGGCTTGTAAAAGTAGAGGATGCTTATTACATCATATGGTGTGGTGACTTCGATGGAGCATCAATTGGGCTTGCCAGGACAACTGATTTTAAGACATTTACGAGACTTGAGAATCCATTTTTGCCATTTAATAGGAATGCAGTTTTATTTCCACGAAGAATAAATGGCAAATACGTAATGCTGTCACGTCCCAGTGACAATGGACATACTCAATTTGGAGATATTATGCTAAGCCAAAGCCCTGATTTAAAATACTGGGGAGAACACAGGCTTGTCATGCAGAAAGGTGGCAATGGATGGTGGCAATCTGTTAAAATTGGATGCGGCCCTGCACCTATTGAGTTAGACGATGGATGGCTTATTTTCTACCATGGTGTTACAGGCACATGCAACGGCTTGGTTTATTCTATGAGTGCGGCGATATTGGATAAAGATAATCCCGCAAAAGTATTATACAGGGCAGGAAGTTTCATGCTGACGCCTGAAGAATGGTATGAGGAAAGAGGATTTGTGCCAAATGTAGTATTTCCATGCGCTGCTTTATGTGATGCTGATACAGGTAGAATAGCCATATACTACGGTGCTGCCGATTCTTATGTAGCGGTTGCTTATACGACATTAGATGAAACTTTAAACTTTATAAAAGAGCACAATGAAGTTTTGCCTCTTGATGCAACAGATGGAAAA